In the Juglans microcarpa x Juglans regia isolate MS1-56 chromosome 6D, Jm3101_v1.0, whole genome shotgun sequence genome, one interval contains:
- the LOC121235386 gene encoding uncharacterized protein LOC121235386 produces the protein MALENTNPPPNTNPKDPYSPYFLNPNDGPATLLTNHLLTAENYHSWAITIRRSLRIKKKLGFIDGTLREPTSPNKLLEPWLECNDMVVTWLQNAMSLEIKNNVVYVEIAHALWLELEQRFAQNNGPRIYELKQSIHSLTQGNDSVSLYFSKLKGLLDELVNFESIPLVLVEP, from the coding sequence ATGGCTTTAGAAAATACAAACCCTCCACCCAATACCAATCCTAAAGACCCTTATAGCCCATACTTCCTTAACCCAAATGATGGTCCTGCAACTTTACTCACAAACCACCTTCTCACTGCTGAGAACTACCATTCCTGGGCTATCACCATTCGTCGCTCCCTTCGAATCAAGAAGAAATTAGGGTTCATTGATGGAACCCTTCGTGAACCCACCTCTCCAAATAAATTGTTGGAACCATGGCTTGAATGTAATGACATGGTTGTGACTTGGCTCCAAAATGCTATGTCCCTCGAAATTAAGAATAATGTTGTGTATGTTGAGATAGCTCATGCCCTATGGCTTGAGTTGGAGCAACGCTTTGCACAAAATAATGGACCTAGAATTTATGAATTGAAACAATCCATTCACTCTCTTACTCAAGGTAATGATTCAGTCAGcctctatttttcaaaattgaaggGTCTACTTGATGAACTTGTTAACTTTGAATCCATCCCTCTTGTACTTGTGGAGCCATGA